A genomic stretch from Plasmodium cynomolgi strain B DNA, chromosome 8, whole genome shotgun sequence includes:
- a CDS encoding eukaryotic translation initiation factor 3 subunit 7 (putative) → MSAFKLIGVANNRTWGPDSKNEDLVNQCMGELKKYQFEPSMKFEKIGKICDFTSSSYQKNVKDANKNSNEGNTFEDEQQFQTVDLRAGQKQKGPMYSKKKIMNKQTTQAFAQKQEEENNLYSSRIKTAEQKKQKLLQQAKTARMNARHRIFTEWSIEPTPVWTVECEIMFNELPKKLIKMENFQMQDIYFRGRLLYYDKKFENINVKSPPGLINQNKDNNYLVCKTMDDQSLMEILLDEDKKSRAATGADTMSSSNIIVVSTDQILSCLMSAAQSKYSWHLLITKEGNKIIIDKDEDSIVDLLTVNENSIDAPTQDNENKINSLQALGFEAIKINQRFRKQVLLKNEQAEQYRKIVIPPIVHGSSKKNCTLITRGEIHTKLKGTANSYVYVCALNEYDIKSHKNWRSQIENQKGALLANEIRNNTSKLQKFICQALISGCEDIKLGFISRKNANDAENHHILSIQSHKTKDLSTQIGLKYENIWGILRYIVDIISEKPDGKYVILKDPLKALLRLYCTHDDENN, encoded by the exons ATGTCCGCCTTTAAACTAATCGGAGTGGCGAACAACAGGACGTGGGGTCCTGACTCCAAGAATGAAGACCTGGTGAATCAGTGCATGGGGGAATTGAAGAAGTACCAATTTGAGCCATCCATgaaattcgaaaaaataggaaaaatatgtgaCTTTACGAGTAGCAGCTATCAGAAGAACGTAAAGGATGCGAACAAAAATTCGAACGAAGGAAATACATTTGAAGACGAGCAGCAATTCCAAACAGTTGACTTACGGGCAGGACAGAAGCAAAAGGGACCCATGTACagtaagaagaaaattatgaacaagcAAACAACACAAGCATTTGCACAAAagcaagaagaagaaaataatctCTACAGTAGCAGAATCAAAACAGCTGagcagaaaaagcaaaaattacTCCAACAAGCAAAAACAGCTCGAATGAATGCTAGACATAGAATCTTCACAGAGTGGAGTATCGAACCCACCCCCGTATGGACAGTCGAATGTGAAATCATGTTTAACGaattgccaaaaaaattaataaaaatggagaatttTCAAATGCAAGATATTTACTTCAGAGGCAGATTATTATactatgataaaaaattcgaaaatattaatgtgaAAAGCCCCCCAGGACTTATAAACCAAAACAAGGACAACAACTACTTAGTGTGCAAAACTATGGATGATCAGTCCTTGATGGAAATACTGCTTGACgaggataaaaaaagcagagcAGCCACAGGAGCAGATACCATGAGTAGTAGTAACATTATAGTTGTTTCGACTGATCAGATTCTCTCCTGTCTCATGTCAGCGGCGCAGTCCAAGTACTCATGGcatttattaataacaaaagagggaaacaaaattattattgacAAGGATGAAGATTCCATTGTAGATCTACTAACTGTTAATGAGAACTCTATCGATGCTCCTACGCAGgacaatgaaaataaaattaatagcTTACAAGCTCTTGGATTTGAAGccataaaaattaatcagCGATTTAGGAAGCAGGTTcttctaaaaaatgaacaggcgGAACA GTAtagaaaaattgttatcCCTCCTATAGTTCATGGatcttccaaaaaaaattgcactcTTATCACTAGAGGAGAGATACATACCAAACTTAAAGGAACTGCCAACTCGTATGTCTACGTCTGTGCTCTAAATGAATATGATATTAAGAGCCATAAAAACTGGAGATCCCAAATTGAGAACCAAAAGGGAGCTCTTCTTGCCAATGAAATTAGGAACAATACTTCCAAGTTGCAAAAGTTTATATGTCAAGCTTTGATTAGTGGATGCGAAGACATCAAGTTAGGGTTCATTTCTAGGAAAAATGCCAATGATGCAGAAAACCATCACATACTCTCCATTCAGTCCCACAAGACCAAAGATCTTTCAACCCAAATTGGCTTGAAGTATGAAAATATCTGGGGTATCCTTAGATACATTGTTGATATCATTTCGGAGAAGCCTGATGGAAAGTACGTCATTTTGAAGGACCCCCTCAAGGCTCTCCTGCGCCTGTACTGCACTCACGACGATGAAAATAACTAG
- a CDS encoding histone deacetylase (putative), with amino-acid sequence MKNGIINTQNKNDNKQTPLKQDTIAHLKLPDKGAHFNNFIIEKFDNINDISLYLRESNNLDDSAQQVVGDDAFMVDLIGAVDGGALRNGDLRSSHERGSSARSSRNGGTPPLRRTRNKSNSQNLTNSNQNGSLSSSYKRRKSGGESESPRRQNREAKKILNNKYHEGGRKGERKRRSKSDINQGDRKKKKSNEKREFINAKQGLGIRNNMINKNESKGRNKLQKGYSVRKKRQLRRGKLLSTSSSNDGEFGANKYILDKIFLSLKKKGNSMEQLNNSFYIEYDESADLGVGGEEDTDSEVAEGDAPDGFSVGVSAGFSANVKFSASGGAARGAVLGAPDGGSSSYADNALEEYYPPEPPKNLLLRKNKYHTHCNTNKAHKTRNGNHLYKYADSNYKDHQPDDLKNGKILSSPKSGNNNVEYDCIGFVCDEEYMCQNLHFDENHVESPDRIKCIIKALKEKNVINKMVQIKCREALYDEIKECHTSSHINNIFYSLKRKLKYKKKDVIYPFDKHDTYYTSYTGTVSKRAVGGLLNLCDAILSNKNEKFKYIDFKKSFRYNYNFFKNISPNGVRSFMGNRINHNTHLKRSKSESNLYVMSRFEARDIGSSDNSGGGGGSGGGGLGGLSGNTKNKQPSNAIAKRGTHKAVSTSNYCYSGNQATSEAPPREKPPNEEHTREKPPNEEHTREDHPNEEHTREDHPNEDHPNEDHPNEVPSPLAEPKKEESTPCFGEASSPQEGANLTDKVIPPEKPEAGTQLTNVIEEGPPTNNPSNRKEVPIFNKPFRSYSTSMCSVRECTTNSNSFTDINCGFAAIRPPGHHCSRNSPAGFCIFNNISVACKYIFKKYGIRKILIFDWDVHHDNGTQEIFYSDKDVLCFSIHRFDKKKDDGKKKRKKKKKKKKKGEGVVNKGSNSAAGGGTANGEKGKKKDGCDDNGKGSKGRKGEINKSSSKTFKADIKGSSILDPALGNTEDALSTTLDARKTATISSDSSNGTPSNATHSDDTKKKKKKKGTKDRKNLKSYEENLFYPRTGAKSELGSKSGYKFNINVPLEKGYNNCDVYYVFKYLLLPVLENFQPEFIFISCGFDASINDPLGECNLTHNFYQWMTLQLKNFANIFCKGRIILVLEGGYNLNYLPKCTLACIKALIKKNKNRKKEYPLMHNWQWNGKPSTDAEMIKKGVGLSRVTPPNGVLAIKEALPTGVNISEPKGSPNGSPNRSPNRDELTPSNDSAFNKMQNWRQVKHGSLINNSHKDNDHVNFYKFKCYSDYYKTSNKNFKHVAGKTYTNNMTSKKKELLTTGKLHYSTYKVIKYFLCILKGDPFHLNIKLPPYNSFLKKNRVENKKLSLDRKISIFKKVDSRADHLRRDGGNYSHYGEGHYQYDLHRGVDGSPDDAPYDEEDGGIMNFYMKKKIEQMNRHNQTYKKHYSLSSTTISNLSHSDLYISNDELDYNSSSSDSSRSSKRKVILLNKLKLKISKHGNMSSAPTTSRPFPKMEKRKKRQRKKEKQKQKQRQKQRQTFSTLSDNNQEFKGMEIWDLTKVPEQDDITHVSNHSSSEGAVRAGVTAANGGMLAPNLSLAQCPPHQSDHHDVHLGFDLTNLKYCQDQLQNSFTMYTQRKKGFIFFYGSGHRNQWVLPAHKKITRIIKLCSDLEAYFYAWLYLCCGKEMCISGTMVDYASFLEDKVTVEGFSLSVDLSEEQKRQAKELLKFTVPCYHSFLKKTQLRQLGYQEEAPQSVEVMNMVKECHESSGAKEATEDNHNWKEQNIEGGLHEKDKDKSNLDDNSKENSKNSVMTLNFDENCTSQNVNLKSESNCLFEHNDNEKNVMEQKRSDNVSNNPSSTKQSEPLLKGEENKTAICLANVLSTMRHPCVMDVKMGVRLYGDDCDEDSIQKKIQKAKSRSCLSHGFHLTSVIGWDKKKEEPFFISKEDAHSIKNDDNFVDAFMSYFLACDNVHLSKMLLKKLLLVLEHMKAFFESQHLFAFYGTSLLFVFDSDPSKNKNDGDGSAEATENQTGEVTGNQTGEATGNQTGEVTGNQTGEVTGNQTGEVTELAEVSSANLVVDPEEERSNKMEKEDHEDIFNFREKMQSIFEDSLTSEERDIYMQSKLNCKILKSANVYIIDFAHASLNRNQKDEGFLLGITSLHRIMKKTIEKIETLYHP; translated from the exons atgaaaaacgGAATCATAAATactcaaaataaaaatgacaataaGCAGACACCATTAAAGCAGGACACAATAGCACATTTAAAACTTCCAGACAAGGGGGCCCATTTCAATAATTTCATCATAGAAAAATTCGACAATATAAATGACATTAGTTTATATTTGAGAGAGTCCAATAACTTAGATGACAGTGCACAGCAGGTGGTGGGGGATGATGCGTTTATGGTCGATCTTATCGGAGCCGTCGATGGAGGGGCGCTTAGAAATGGTGATTTGAGAAGTTCTCATGAGAGAGGTAGCAGTGCCAGGAGCAGCAGAAATGGGGGCACTCCCCCCTTGAGGAGGACAAGAAATAAGAGCAACAGTCAG AACCTCACAAACAGTAACCAAAATGGCAGCCTCAGCAGCAGCTATAAGAGGAGGAAGTCCGGAGGAGAGAGTGAAAGCCCGCGCAGGCAAAACCGCGAggcgaagaaaattttgaacaacAAATATCatgaaggggggagaaagggagagaggaaaagaagaagcaaaagtgATATCAACCAAGGAgataggaagaaaaaaaagtcgaatgaaaaaagggaatttatAAACGCCAAGCAAGGGTTAGGTATAAGGAATAATATGATCAATAAGAATGAATCAAAAGGGAGGAATAAATTGCAGAAGGGTTATTCAGTTAGGAAGAAAAGGCAACTTAGAAGGGGGAAATTATTATCCACGAGCAGTAGCAACGATGGGGAATTCGGCGCAAACAAGTACATCCTTGACAAAATATTTCTATCCCTGAAAAAGAAGGGCAATTCGATGGAACAACTAAACAACAGTTTTTATATTGAATATGACGAAAGTGCTGATTTAGGcgttgggggggaggaggacacTGATTCAGAGGTAGCCGAGGGGGATGCACCGGATGGTTTTTCTGTTGGCGTATCTGCTGGCTTCTCTGCTAACGTTAAGTTCTCTGCTTCAGGTGGTGCTGCTCGAGGTGCTGTTCTAGGCGCCCCCGATGGAGGCTCCAGTTCCTACGCAGACAACGCGCTGGAAGAATATTACCCTCCCGAGCCGCCCAAAAATCTGCTTCTCAGAAAAAACAAGTACCACACACATTGCAATACAAACAAGGCGCACAAAACGAGGAACGGAAATCATTTGTACAAATATGCAGATAGTAATTATAAGGATCACCAACCGGATGAtctaaaaaatggaaaaatctTATCTTCTCCAAAGAGTGGAAATAACAATGTAGAATATGACTGCATAGGTTTTGTGTGTGATGAAGAATACATGTGTCAAAATCTGCACTTTGATGAAAATCACGTTGAAAGTCCTGACAGAATAAAATGCATTATAAAAGCCTTGAAAGAAAAGAacgtaataaataaaatggttCAAATAAAATGCAGGGAAGCTTTATATGATGAAATTAAAGAATGTCACACGAGTAGTCATatcaataatattttttactccctaaagaggaaattaaaatacaAGAAGAAGGACGTTATATATCCCTTTGACAAACACGACACATACTATACGTCCTACACAGGGACAGTTTCGAAGAGGGCCGTTGGGGGACTGCTAAATCTTTGTGATGCCATTTTGTCAAataagaatgaaaaatttaagtacATCGATTTTAAGAAATCCTTTCGCtacaattataatttttttaagaacatTTCACCCAACGGTGTTAGAAGCTTTATGGGGAACAGAATTAACCACAACACTCATTTGAAGCGTTCCAAGTCGGAGAGCAACCTGTACGTGATGAGTCGGTTCGAGGCGCGCGACATCGGCAGTAGCGACAATAGCGGAGGTGGCGGAGGTAGCGGGGGTGGCGGCCTCGGCGGCCTCAGCGGTAACACCAAAAATAAGCAACCCTCCAATGCCATTGCTAAAAGGGGTACCCATAAAGCTGTTAGTACGTCCAATTACTGCTACAGCGGCAACCAGGCCACCAGTGAGGCCCCCCCTAGGGAGAAGCCCCCAAATGAGGAACACACCAGGGAGAAGCCCCCAAATGAGGAACACACCAGGGAGGACCACCCAAATGAGGAACACACAAGGGAGGACCACCCAAATGAGGACCACCCAAATGAGGACCACCCAAATGAGGTCCCTTCCCCCCTCGCAGAACCTAAGAAAGAAGAGAGTACCCCTTGCTTTGGTGAGGCTAGCTCCCCCCAGGAAGGTGCCAACTTGACTGATAAAGTCATCCCACCGGAGAAACCAGAGGCAGGTACCCAATTAACGAACGTGATTGAAGAAGGTCCCCCCACGAATAACCCCTCTAATAGGAAAGAAgtgcccatttttaacaaaccGTTTAGGAGCTACTCAACTTCCATGTGCAGCGTTAGGGAGTGTACTACCAATAGCAACTCCTTCACTGACATCAACTGCGGATTTGCTGCCATAAGACCACCCGGTCACCACTGTAGTAGAAATAGCCCCGCCGGTTTCTGCATATTCAATAATATCAGTGTAGCgtgcaaatatatttttaaaaaatatggaataaggaaaatattaattttcgACTGGGATGTACACCATGACAACGGGACGCAAGAAATATTCTACAGCGACAAGGACGTCTTGTGCTTTTCGATTCACAGGTTTGATAAAAAGAAGGATgatgggaagaagaaaaggaagaagaagaaaaaaaaaaagaagaaaggtGAGGGAGTTGTCAACAAAGGCTCCAACTCCGCTGCTGGAGGGGGAACGGCCAAcggagaaaaggggaagaagaaagacggTTGTGATGATAACGGGAAGGGTAGCAAAGGCAGGAAGGGAGAAATCAACAAAAGTTCGAGTAAAACGTTTAAGGCGGACATTAAAGGATCCTCCATATTGGATCCCGCCTTGGGCAACACAGAGGATGCCTTATCAACCACACTCGACGCCAGAAAGACCGCTACCATTTCCAGTGACTCTTCCAACGGAACTCCAAGTAATGCCACACACAGTGATGAcacgaaaaagaagaagaaaaaaaaaggaaccaaaGATAGAAAGAATCTCAAGTcgtatgaagaaaatttattttatccacGCACAGGAGCGAAAAGCGAATTGGGAAGTAAAAGTGGTTATAAGTTTAACATCAATGTACCCCTCGAAAAAGGGTACAACAATTGCGATGTATACTACGTATTTAAATATCTACTCCTTCCCGTattggaaaattttcaacctgaatttattttcatatcaTGTGGATTTGATGCTTCTATTAACGACCCCCTGGGGGAGTGTAACCTCacacataatttttaccaGTGGATGACATtgcagttaaaaaatttcgcaaACATTTTCTGCAAAGGGAGAATTATCCTAGTGTTAGAAGGTGGATACAATTTGAATTACCTTCCCAAGTGCACCCTAGCGTGTATCAAAgcgttaataaaaaagaacaaaaatagaAAGAAGGAGTACCCTCTCATGCACAACTGGCAATGGAATGGGAAGCCATCCACTGATGCGGAAATGATCAAAAAGGGGGTCGGGTTATCCAGGGTTACCCCCCCTAATGGAGTTCTCGCAATCAAAGAAGCACTCCCGACGGGTGTTAACATTAGTGAACCAAAGGGGTCACCAAACGGGTCACCAAACAGGTCACCAAACAGAGACGAGCTAACCCCCTCGAACGATTCCGCATTTAACAAGATGCAAAATTGGAGGCAAGTAAAGCATGGAAGTCTCATCAACAATAGCCACAAAGATAACGACCACGttaatttttacaagttCAAATGCTACTCAGATTATTACAAGACGTCAAACAAGAATTTCAAACACGTGGCAGGGAAGACATACACTAATAACATGACGTCCAAGAAGAAGGAGCTCCTCACAACGGGAAAGTTGCACTACTCCACGTACAAAGTAATAAAATACTTTCTGTGTATCCTCAAAGGGGATCCATTCCACCTTAATATTAAACTGCCACCgtacaattcttttttaaaaaaaaatagagtagaaaataaaaaattaagtcTTGACAGGAAAATTAGTATATTCAAAAAGGTGGACAGTCGAGCAGATCATCTTCGCCGTGATGGAGGTAATTACTCTCATTATGGAGAAGGTCATTATCAGTATGATCTTCATAGGGGGGTTGATGGCAGCCCTGACGACGCTCCATATGATGAAGAGGACGGTGGAATCATGAATTTCtacatgaagaaaaaaatagagcaAATGAACAGACACAACCAAACTTACAAGAAGCACTACTCTCTCTCGTCCACTACCATTTCGAACTTGTCCCACAGCGATCTGTACATTTCGAACGACGAACTTGATTACAACAGCTCCAGCTCCGACAGTAGTAGGAGTAGCAAAAGAAAAGTTATCCTACTGAATAAgctaaaattgaaaataagtAAACATGGCAATATGAGTAGTGCACCCACCACGTCTAGACCCTTTCCtaagatggaaaaaaggaagaagcggcagaggaagaaggagaagcagaaacaaAAGCAGAGGCAAAAGCAGAGGCAAACGTTTTCCACTCTTAGTGACAACAACCAAGAGTTTAAGGGAATGGAAATATGGGACCTCACCAAAGTCCCCGAGCAGGATGACATAACACACGTCAGTAATCACAGTAGCAGTGAAGGGGCTGTCCGGGCGGGTGTGACCGCTGCGAACGGAGGGATGTTAGCTCCCAATTTGAGTCTTGCCCAGTGTCCTCCCCACCAGAGTGACCATCACGATGTCCACCTTGGCTTCGATCTAACGAACTTGAAGTATTGCCAAGACCAGCTGCAGAACTCCTTCACCATGTATacccaaagaaaaaaaggattcatATTCTTCTACGGCAGTGGACACAGAAACCAATGGGTGCTAcctgcacataaaaaaattacgcgcATAATTAAGCTCTGTTCCGACTTAGAAGCCTATTTCTATGCGTGGCTCTATCTATGCTGCGGGAAAGAAATGTGCATTTCGGGTACGATGGTGGATTATGCTTCCTTCCTTGAAGATAAAGTGACCGTGGAGGGCTTCTCTTTGAGCGTTGACTTATCCGAAGAGCAGAAAAGGCAAGCCAAGGAGTTATTGAAGTTTACCGTCCCCTGTTaccattcctttttaaagaaaacgCAGTTGCGCCAGCTGGGTTACCAGGAAGAGGCTCCTCAAAGCGTTGAAGTAATGAACATGGTGAAGGAATGTCACGAAAGCAGCGGCGCGAAGGAAGCAACAGAAGATAACCACAATTGGAAGGAACAGAACATAGAGGGTGGATTACACGAGAAGGACAAAGACAAAAGCAACCTTGATGATAACTCAAAGGAGAATTCGAAAAATAGCGTCATGACGCtaaattttgatgaaaattGTACAAGCCAAAATGTCAATCTTAAAAGCGAAAGTAACTGTTTGTTTGAGCACAATgacaacgaaaaaaatgtgatggAGCAGAAACGAAGTGACAATGTGAGCAACAACCCAAGCAGCACAAAACAGAGTGAACCACTTttaaaaggtgaagaaaataaaactgcCATTTGTTTAGCCAATGTGTTAAGTACAATGAGACATCCGTGTGTGATGgacgtaaaaatgggggtcAGGTTATATGGTGATGATTGCGATGAGGATTctatacagaaaaaaattcaaaaggcCAAGAGCAGATCCTGCTTGTCCCACGGATTCCATTTAACAAGCGTAATAGgttgggacaaaaaaaaagaagaacccTTTTTCATATCAAAGGAGGATGCTCATTCGATAAAAAACGATGACAATTTTGTGGATGCGTTCATGTCGTACTTCTTAGCATGCGACAATGTACACCTTTCCAAAATGCTTTTAAAGAAGCTGCTTCTCGTCCTAGAACACATGAAGGCTTTCTTTGAATCCCAGCATCTATTTGCCTTCTACGGCACTAGCTTGTTATTTGTTTTTGATTCGGATCCCTCCAAGAATAAGAACGATGGTGACGGGAGTGCCGAGGCGACAGAAAACCAAACTGGCGAGGTGACAGGAAACCAAACTGGCGAGGCGACAGGAAACCAAACTGGCGAGGTGACAGGAAACCAAACTGGCGAGGTGACAGGAAACCAAACTGGCGAGGTGACAGAACTAGCTGAAGTGAGCAGCGCCAACCTCGTAGTTGAtccagaagaagaaagaagcaacaaaatggagaaggaagaCCACGAAGATATTTTCAACTTtcgggaaaaaatgcagagcATTTTTGAAGACTCTCTAACATCGGAAGAAAGGGACATATACATGCAGTCAAAATTAAactgcaaaattttaaaaagcgcCAATGTATACATAATCGATTTTGCCCATGCTAGTTTGAATAGAAATCAAAAAGATGAGGGGTTCCTTCTCGGAATAACATCTCTTCATCGTAtcatgaaaaaaacgattgAAAAGATCGAGACCCTTTATCATCCCTAG